CCGAAGTACTCTCCGAGGTGTTCGGGCGCGTCGTCGGCCTCCGCGAAGAGGATGGCGTCGTCGCCGCGGCGTTCCACGAAGTGGCGCATGTCCCGGAGGACGCCGTGGGGGTCGTCGAGTCGCGTCGATTCGAGACCGCCCTTGTTGTCTATCATCAGCGTTGCGGCGTCCACCCGGAAGCCCGAGACGCCGAGTTGGAGCCAGAAGCCCATGATTTTCCGAATCTCCTCGCGCACGTCGTCGTTGGCGACGTTCAGGTCCGGTTGATAGTGGTAGAACCGGTGGTAGTAGAACGCCTCGGCCTCCTCGTCGTAACTCCACACCGCGTCTTCCTCGCCGGGAAACACCGGCCCGCGGTGGGGGTCGGGATTCTCGGGCAGGTCCTCGCGCCAGATGTAGTAGTCGCGGTACTTCGAGTCGGGGTCGCTCCGTGCGGCCCGAAACCACGGATGTTGGTCGGACGTGTGGTTGACCACGAGGTCCACGATGACCCGGATACCCCGACGGTCGGCCTCGCGCACGAACTCCACGAAGTCCCCGAGCGTGCCGTACTCGGCGCCCACGCCGTAGTAGTCGCTCACGTCGTACCCGTTGTCGCGGTTCGGCGACGGGTAGAACGGCAAGAGCCACACGCAATCGACGCCGATACTTTCGAGGTAGTCGAGTCGCTCGGTCAGTCCGCGGAGGTCGCCCACCCCGTCGCCGTTTCCGTCCGCGAACGCCTCCACGTCGATTGCGTAGAACGTCGCGTTCTCGTACCACTGGTCTTTGGTCCCCATTTCACACCCTCCCTCTCTTCGACGGCTTCGAGCGGAAAAAACGGTGTGGCGACGGTCGAAACGGTGGTCCGTCGAAGACGGTGCTACCGCGTACCTCGTGACGAATTCAAAACGAGTCTAACGCCACGTTTCCGCCCCTTTCCGTGCGTCCAACGGCGGAGTAAGAAGCGTAACACTTGCGGACGCCGCCGTAATTCAGACGTTACGTGGTGGGACGTTTGAGACGGACTCACTCGTTCAAGAGTGTCCCGCCGAAAGTACTTGTATGAACGCCGAAGACAGCAGTGAGATACTCACTGCCGACCCCGACGCGGGCACGTATCGGGTGACGTACGACTACCCGTCGAACCCGCCGAGCATCGCCGTTCCGCTCGCTATCGCCGAGACGACCGGATGCGGACTGACCGACCTCGAACCGCTGTACGACGCCGAAGGGGTGGACCCGGACGCCTTGGACGACCTGTTCCGTCCGAACGCGAGCGGTATCGCGCCGGAGTGTCGTGTGACGTTCGGCTACCACGGCTACGAAGTCACGGTCAAGAGTTACGGCCGCATCGTCATCCGGTCCCCGGCGGCGTCGAGTACGACCTCCCATCGCCGCTGAGAGTGCGGCGTCTCACCGCCGTCGAGCGTCGAGACGACTCGCCGGGCGCACGCGCCCGACGAAGACCGAAACGCCGCTCAGCGTTGATTTAACCCTTTCTCGTGGACGACCGGCCTGAAACGATAAGTGGGTCGGCGTGTTCTTCACTCCCGTTCTGGGGGGACTGATGGACGCGAGTACACGAACAGCGACGGAGGAATCGGACCGGAGAGAGGCGGTGGTCGAGTGTTCGGAGGTCACGCGGAGGTACGAGCGAGGGGGAAGCGGCGGCGGGTGGTTCCCGTTCGGCGACGACGCGGACGCGGACCGGCCGACCGTGACGGCGCTCGAAGACGTGTCGCTGACCATCGAACGCGGGGAGTTCGTCGGCCTGTCGGGACCGAGCGGGAGCGGCAAGTCCACGCTCATCCACCTGCTGTCGGGACTCGACGCGCCGACCGGCGGCACCGTCACGCTGGCGGGCGAGGACGTGTCGGACCTCTCACAGAAGGAACTCACCCGCCTGCGACTCGAACGGGTCGGCATCGTCTTCCAGCGGTTTCACCTGCTCCCGTCGCTGTCGGCGCGGGCGAACGTCGCGCTCCCGCTGGTCGAACGCGGGATGGGCAAGTCGGCGCGCCGCGAGGAGGCCGCGGACCTGCTCGAACGGGTCGGACTCGGCGACCGCCAAAGCCATCGCCCCGGCGAGATGTCCGGCGGCGAGCAACAGCGAGTCGCCGTCGCGCGCGCTCTCGCGGGCGACCCCTTCGTCGTGTTCGCCGACGAACCGACCGGCGAACTCGACACCGACACCGGCGAGGTCATCCTCGACTTGCTCGCGGACCTCGCCGAGGACCGCGCCGTCGTCCTCGCCTCGCACGACGAGCAAGCGCTCGCTCGGACCGGCCGAGTGATTCGCCTCCGCGACGGGCGGGTGACGGATGCCTGAGGGGGGCCGCGCGTGAGTCGCCGACTCGCGCGCTGGAGCGGTCTCGTCGGGGTCGCGCTCCGCCGAACCGCGACGAAGGCGACCAAGACCGCTCCGCGCCAGACCGCGGTCAGCGTCCTCGGGGTCGCCATCGCCGTCGCGCTGATGCTGGTCGTCACCGCGACGGGTCTCGGTCTGGTCCAAGGGACGACGGTCCGGGGTGACGCCGTGGACTACTGGGTCGTCCCGGAGGGGGGCGGCGCGTCCACGATGGTCGTCTCCACCGCGTCGGCCCAACTCGGTGACGTTCACGACAAGAGCGCCGCGCTCAACGACGACCGGCGAATCGAGTACGCGACCCCGGTCCAAATCTCGGTGCTGAAGGTCAGTTCCGGCGGCGCGAGCGAGTACGTCCTCGGCGTCGGTGTCGTCCCTTCGCCGAAACTCGACCGGGTGGCCGGACTCCCGACGGAGGCGCTCTCGTCTGGCGACCCCTACTACGCGAACGGAAGCTACCACGGCGAGTGGACCGGCGAGGCCGTCCTCTCGGCGGGCGCGGCAGAACGGTTGGGCGCGAACCGGTCGGCGAACCTCTCGGTCAGCGGGGCCGTCTCGGGGTCCGGGAGTCGCGGACTGCGGGTCGCGGCCGTCGAGAGCGCCGCCGTCGAGTCCGGACTGTCGGGGATGCCCGTCATGATAACGCACCTGAGCGAGTTGCAGACCATCACCGGCGCGCAGTCGGGCGACCAAGCCGACCAACTGCTAGTCCAGTCGAACGCGGGCGGACTCCGGTCGGCGCTCGAAAGCCGGTTCCCCGGGGCGACCGCGGTGACTCGTTCGGGGTTCACCGCTCAAAACTCGGTGGATTCGGACCTCCCGCTGGCGATGGGGCTGGCGGCCCTGCTCATCGCCGTCGTGGTCGGCACCCTGTTCGTGGCGACCACGCAGGGGTTGCAGGTCGAGGCCGACAGCGAGCAGTTGGCCGCCCTGACCGCAATCGGGTTCTCGCGGCGCGCGCGTGCGCTCTTGCTCGTCGTGCAGGCGCTCGCGCTCACGCTCGCGGGCGGCGCGCTCGGCATCGTGCTGGCGTATCTCACGACGGCGGCGACGAACTACGCCGCCACGCGAGCAATCGCGCCCGTGCCGATAGCTGACTTCCACCCCCTGCTGGTGGGCTACGGGTTCGTCGTCTCGGCGCTCATCGGCCTGCTGGTCGCGCCCTACCTGCTGGCGATGGAGGGTCGGACCGAAGGGGTCGCGGAGGTGATTCGGTGAGCCGACTTCGAAGAAGTCCGCTCGTCGCGGCGGCCCGGAACCGGGCCGCCGCGGGGTGGACCGATGAGCAGACTCCGGGTCGCGATTTCGGTCGCGGCGGCCCAACTCCGGCACGACCGCGCTCGGACCGTCCTCGCGGTGGTCGGCATCGCGGTGGCGGTCCTCTCGACCACCCTGCTCGCCAGCCTCGGCTACGGCGTGTTCGAGACCGGCCAGCAGAAGTTCGACGCCTCGGGCCGGGACCTCTGGGTGACCGGCGGGTCGCTCTCGGAGGGACCCGGCGGGTTCGGCACGTCAATCCTCGACGCCCACGAGGTGGCCCGGGACATCGAGTCCCGCGAGCAGGTGCAGTCGGCGGTTCCGATGGCGTTCCGGGCCGTCTACGTCGGCAACGGTTCCGGAGAGATGCAGACGCTCGTCGGCGTGGGCGTCCCCGGCGGCGGCCCGTTCGTCAGCATCGAGGAGGGACCGGGCTTCGAGCAGTCCGACGTTCACTACGCCGAGGGGAGTTACGACGGACCGATGACCAACTCGGTCGTCATCGACTCCCGAACGGCCGAGATGTTCGACGTGGGCGTCGGCGACACGCTCCACGTCGGCGGGTCCGCCGAGAGCGCGCGCGACCACATCTTCACCGTGGTCGGCATCTCGCCGACGTTCTCCAGCTTTTTGGGCGCGCCCACCGCGACGGTCCACCTGAGCGAACTCCAAGAAGTCACCGGCACGACGGGCACCGACAAGGCGACGTTCGTCACCGTCTCGCTGGCCGACGGTGCGAACCGGAACGCGATGGAGCAGACGCTACAGCGAGAGTACCCCGACTACACGATTCGGACGAACGACGAGCAGATGCGCTCGGTCCTCCAGCACAACGCCGTCGTCATCGCGGTCGGCGGTGCGCTGGTGTTCCTCTCGGTGGTCGCGGGGTTCGCGCTCACGCTCAACGTCCTCTCCATCGTCGTGTTCCAGCAGAAGGAGGAACTCGCCGCGCTGACCGCGCTCGGAGTCTCCGCGAAGACGCTGGTCGGGATGGTCGCCGCCCAAGGCGTCCTGCTCGGCGCTGTCGGCGGACTGGTCGGCGTGGTCGCCACCCCGCCGTCGGTGGCCGCGCTGAACTTCGTCGCGGCCGAAATCGTCGGCTTCGAGGGACTGGTGCAGGCACCGGGGTCGGTGCTGGCTCTCGGCGCGGCCATCGCGCTGGTCATCGGGACGCTGGCGGCCGCAGTCGCTGGCTGGCGGACGCTCCGGACGGTCGGCATCGACCAACTCTCGCGGTAGGCCGGTCCCGGGAGTCCCCGCTCGCTTCGCTCGCTTGACGGTCGCTCCGCCGC
Above is a genomic segment from Halorussus caseinilyticus containing:
- a CDS encoding HalOD1 output domain-containing protein, with amino-acid sequence MNAEDSSEILTADPDAGTYRVTYDYPSNPPSIAVPLAIAETTGCGLTDLEPLYDAEGVDPDALDDLFRPNASGIAPECRVTFGYHGYEVTVKSYGRIVIRSPAASSTTSHRR
- a CDS encoding ABC transporter ATP-binding protein — its product is MDASTRTATEESDRREAVVECSEVTRRYERGGSGGGWFPFGDDADADRPTVTALEDVSLTIERGEFVGLSGPSGSGKSTLIHLLSGLDAPTGGTVTLAGEDVSDLSQKELTRLRLERVGIVFQRFHLLPSLSARANVALPLVERGMGKSARREEAADLLERVGLGDRQSHRPGEMSGGEQQRVAVARALAGDPFVVFADEPTGELDTDTGEVILDLLADLAEDRAVVLASHDEQALARTGRVIRLRDGRVTDA
- a CDS encoding FtsX-like permease family protein; translated protein: MSRRLARWSGLVGVALRRTATKATKTAPRQTAVSVLGVAIAVALMLVVTATGLGLVQGTTVRGDAVDYWVVPEGGGASTMVVSTASAQLGDVHDKSAALNDDRRIEYATPVQISVLKVSSGGASEYVLGVGVVPSPKLDRVAGLPTEALSSGDPYYANGSYHGEWTGEAVLSAGAAERLGANRSANLSVSGAVSGSGSRGLRVAAVESAAVESGLSGMPVMITHLSELQTITGAQSGDQADQLLVQSNAGGLRSALESRFPGATAVTRSGFTAQNSVDSDLPLAMGLAALLIAVVVGTLFVATTQGLQVEADSEQLAALTAIGFSRRARALLLVVQALALTLAGGALGIVLAYLTTAATNYAATRAIAPVPIADFHPLLVGYGFVVSALIGLLVAPYLLAMEGRTEGVAEVIR
- a CDS encoding ABC transporter permease, whose protein sequence is MSRLRVAISVAAAQLRHDRARTVLAVVGIAVAVLSTTLLASLGYGVFETGQQKFDASGRDLWVTGGSLSEGPGGFGTSILDAHEVARDIESREQVQSAVPMAFRAVYVGNGSGEMQTLVGVGVPGGGPFVSIEEGPGFEQSDVHYAEGSYDGPMTNSVVIDSRTAEMFDVGVGDTLHVGGSAESARDHIFTVVGISPTFSSFLGAPTATVHLSELQEVTGTTGTDKATFVTVSLADGANRNAMEQTLQREYPDYTIRTNDEQMRSVLQHNAVVIAVGGALVFLSVVAGFALTLNVLSIVVFQQKEELAALTALGVSAKTLVGMVAAQGVLLGAVGGLVGVVATPPSVAALNFVAAEIVGFEGLVQAPGSVLALGAAIALVIGTLAAAVAGWRTLRTVGIDQLSR